Proteins encoded by one window of Anaerosalibacter sp. Marseille-P3206:
- the ptsP gene encoding phosphoenolpyruvate--protein phosphotransferase, translated as MEGIGVSPGIIIGKVFVKKNIELKVEKYYISQVITELDRLNSAIEKTLNEIDHIYINTLKKIGKKESEVFIAHKMMAEDPEFISMIKGKIERESINAEWAVKEVRDDFVQILKSIDNDYLRERSADILDISNRLLMNLLGKKNIELSKLEKCIIVTDDLTPSDIAHLDSKNVLGFVTENGGKTSHSSIMLKTLELPYVVGVKDITLSAKNGDTMIVDGNEGIVILNPTSEQIEIYSKKKRQFEQFILKLNKLKGKETTSKDGVKIKITGNITFPNDIDKVIEYDGDGVGLYRTELLYMDRDKLPTEEEQFQTYKVTAEKLQGKPLIIRTLDAGGDKDLSYLDLPKEMNPFLGYRAIRICLDRRDIFKTQLRAILRASAFGNIKIIFPMISNIEEVLTIKAIIEEVKEQLKVEGITFNKDIEIGIMVETPAAAIQSDILAREVDFFSIGTNDLIQYTLAVDRGNQKVSYLYSQYHPAVLRLVKLIIDNGHKEGIWVGMCGEAARDEKLIPILLGMGLDEFSMSFSSILKTKWIISNISKSKMESIVGEVLKLSTPLEVKKYIEEKITTNY; from the coding sequence ATGGAAGGTATAGGTGTTTCACCAGGAATAATAATTGGAAAAGTTTTCGTAAAAAAGAATATAGAATTAAAAGTCGAAAAATATTATATTAGTCAAGTTATTACTGAATTAGATAGATTAAATAGTGCAATTGAAAAAACTTTAAATGAAATAGACCATATATATATAAACACACTAAAAAAAATTGGGAAAAAGGAATCTGAAGTATTTATAGCTCATAAGATGATGGCAGAAGATCCTGAATTTATCAGTATGATTAAGGGAAAAATTGAAAGAGAAAGTATAAATGCAGAATGGGCAGTAAAAGAAGTAAGAGATGATTTTGTTCAAATATTAAAGAGTATTGACAATGATTATTTAAGGGAGAGATCAGCAGATATTTTAGATATCTCCAATAGGCTTTTGATGAATTTATTAGGAAAGAAAAATATAGAACTATCCAAATTAGAAAAATGTATTATAGTTACTGATGATTTAACTCCTTCAGATATAGCACATTTGGATAGTAAAAATGTATTAGGTTTTGTAACTGAAAATGGAGGAAAAACATCACATTCTTCAATAATGTTAAAAACACTAGAGCTTCCTTATGTTGTTGGGGTAAAAGATATCACTTTGAGTGCAAAAAATGGAGATACTATGATTGTAGATGGAAATGAAGGTATAGTTATTTTAAATCCTACAAGTGAACAGATTGAGATTTATAGTAAGAAGAAAAGGCAGTTCGAACAATTTATACTGAAATTAAATAAACTAAAAGGAAAAGAAACCACTTCTAAAGATGGCGTAAAAATTAAGATTACAGGAAATATTACTTTTCCAAATGATATTGACAAAGTAATTGAATATGATGGAGATGGTGTAGGATTATACAGAACAGAACTTTTGTATATGGATAGAGACAAGCTTCCTACAGAAGAAGAACAGTTTCAAACTTACAAAGTTACAGCTGAAAAATTACAAGGAAAACCATTGATCATAAGGACTTTAGATGCTGGTGGAGACAAAGATTTGTCTTATTTAGATTTACCCAAAGAGATGAATCCTTTTTTGGGATATAGAGCTATAAGAATTTGTTTAGATAGAAGAGATATTTTTAAAACTCAGTTGAGAGCTATTTTAAGAGCAAGTGCTTTTGGGAATATAAAGATTATTTTTCCAATGATATCAAATATAGAGGAAGTTTTAACTATAAAGGCAATTATAGAAGAAGTAAAAGAACAACTCAAAGTTGAAGGCATTACATTTAATAAAGATATTGAAATAGGCATAATGGTAGAAACACCTGCTGCAGCAATTCAATCAGATATTCTAGCGAGAGAGGTGGATTTTTTTAGTATCGGTACCAATGACTTAATTCAATACACATTGGCAGTAGATAGAGGAAATCAGAAGGTATCATATTTATATAGTCAATATCATCCAGCGGTACTCAGATTGGTTAAATTAATCATTGATAATGGTCACAAAGAAGGTATTTGGGTAGGAATGTGTGGAGAAGCAGCTAGGGATGAAAAACTTATTCCAATATTGTTGGGAATGGGATTAGATGAGTTTAGCATGAGTTTTTCTTCTATACTTAAAACCAAGTGGATTATAAGCAATATTTCAAAGAGTAAAATGGAAAGTATAGTAGGAGAAGTGTTAAAACTATCTACTCCTTTAGAAGTTAAAAAATATATTGAAGAAAAAATAACCACTAATTATTAA
- a CDS encoding DUF5317 domain-containing protein, producing the protein MIMESLGSALIIGKIRGGKIRNIGEICIKGWYLFVGAFLIEKSSVLVESFTDGKIAQFIQSNFSYMHIGVYLITLMGLILNMKKRGILTIFTGSLLNFISILFNGGKMPVSLKGLNFASLTEKANLLKTNDVLTHTLIDKSTKCYYLSDIIPIPQPYPFAKLISIGDIIIAVGLFLLIQRAMLSDRERGKVLDFTYRPNL; encoded by the coding sequence ATGATAATGGAATCACTAGGATCTGCATTAATTATTGGTAAAATTAGAGGAGGTAAGATAAGGAATATTGGTGAAATTTGTATAAAGGGCTGGTATTTATTTGTTGGAGCATTTTTAATTGAAAAATCAAGTGTTTTAGTAGAGTCTTTTACAGATGGGAAGATAGCTCAATTTATTCAAAGCAATTTTAGTTATATGCATATTGGAGTATATTTAATAACTTTAATGGGCTTAATTTTAAATATGAAAAAGAGGGGAATTTTAACGATTTTTACAGGAAGTCTTTTGAATTTCATTTCCATTTTATTTAATGGTGGTAAAATGCCTGTTTCATTAAAAGGTTTAAACTTCGCATCATTAACTGAAAAAGCAAATTTATTAAAAACTAATGATGTTTTGACTCATACTTTAATTGATAAGAGTACTAAATGTTATTATTTATCTGATATTATACCTATTCCACAACCTTATCCATTTGCTAAATTAATAAGTATTGGAGATATTATAATAGCAGTTGGATTATTTTTATTAATACAAAGAGCTATGTTAAGTGATAGAGAAAGGGGAAAAGTATTAGATTTTACATATAGGCCAAATTTATAA
- a CDS encoding small, acid-soluble spore protein, alpha/beta type — translation MKNIDPKSRIALESFKAEMSKELGLDVTMDKTKDNINNIFTAGRVGGLMTRKLVEMGEENLKDKN, via the coding sequence ATGAAAAATATAGACCCTAAATCAAGAATAGCACTTGAATCTTTTAAAGCTGAAATGAGTAAAGAATTAGGTCTTGATGTGACAATGGATAAGACTAAAGATAATATTAACAATATTTTTACTGCCGGTAGGGTTGGAGGATTGATGACTAGGAAACTAGTTGAAATGGGAGAAGAAAATTTAAAAGATAAAAATTAG
- a CDS encoding manganese catalase family protein, with translation MWIYEKKLQYPVRVDTCNPALAAMIIEQFGGPDGELSAGIRYLTQRWTMPINQGKAILTDIGTEELAHWEIIGSLVWKLVKDAPVEKIKGTPFEAHYVNHGKSPFPHNAAGEAWTAGYIQSKADPIADLHEDMAAEEKARATYEYLIRVSDDPGVTDTLRFLREREIVHFQRFGETLRLVQEQLDSKKYY, from the coding sequence ATGTGGATTTATGAAAAGAAACTTCAATATCCTGTTAGAGTAGATACTTGTAATCCTGCATTAGCTGCAATGATAATAGAGCAATTTGGTGGTCCAGATGGAGAGCTATCTGCAGGAATTAGATATTTAACACAGAGATGGACTATGCCTATAAATCAAGGTAAAGCCATATTAACTGATATAGGCACCGAAGAACTAGCGCACTGGGAAATAATTGGTTCGCTAGTTTGGAAACTTGTAAAAGATGCACCTGTGGAAAAAATAAAAGGAACTCCTTTTGAAGCCCACTATGTAAACCATGGAAAGAGTCCTTTCCCACACAATGCAGCTGGAGAAGCTTGGACAGCAGGATATATCCAATCAAAAGCTGATCCAATAGCAGATTTACATGAAGATATGGCAGCAGAAGAAAAAGCAAGAGCAACTTATGAATATTTAATAAGAGTAAGTGATGACCCAGGTGTTACTGATACACTTAGATTCTTAAGAGAAAGAGAAATTGTCCATTTCCAAAGATTTGGAGAAACTTTAAGATTAGTTCAAGAACAACTAGATAGCAAAAAATATTATTAG
- a CDS encoding spore coat protein CotJB, with product MDNNQACLLKQIMEVEFVLTETALYLNTHPCDERAIRLHNTYVQKRRELVSLYEAQYTPLTNDSMSKYPWGYIESPWPWEFDFTSC from the coding sequence ATGGATAATAATCAAGCATGTCTTTTAAAGCAAATAATGGAGGTAGAGTTTGTTTTAACTGAAACAGCTCTATATTTAAATACTCATCCCTGTGATGAAAGAGCAATAAGACTTCATAATACCTATGTACAAAAACGAAGAGAATTAGTATCCCTATATGAAGCTCAATATACTCCATTGACTAATGATTCAATGAGTAAATATCCTTGGGGATATATAGAAAGCCCATGGCCTTGGGAATTTGATTTTACATCTTGTTAA
- a CDS encoding spore coat associated protein CotJA yields MNQNYHYEQSSSKDKNLARAYVPFQYMNQVYSPEEALRKGTIFPELYKPYEFNGRY; encoded by the coding sequence ATGAATCAAAACTATCATTACGAGCAATCAAGCTCTAAAGATAAAAACTTAGCAAGAGCTTATGTACCATTCCAGTATATGAATCAAGTGTATAGTCCTGAAGAAGCGTTAAGGAAAGGAACAATATTTCCTGAATTATATAAACCATATGAATTTAATGGGCGATATTAG
- a CDS encoding FeoA family protein: MSCLNESILLSKLPVGKSGVVIDLLNEGDKRRRFLDLGLTSNTLVKVERLSPSGNPIAFNIRGTILALRKDEASKILIKVIDRR, encoded by the coding sequence ATGAGTTGTTTAAATGAAAGTATTTTGTTAAGTAAACTTCCTGTGGGAAAATCAGGAGTAGTAATAGACTTGTTAAATGAAGGAGATAAAAGAAGAAGGTTTCTTGACTTAGGCCTTACATCAAATACATTAGTAAAAGTTGAAAGGCTGAGCCCCTCTGGCAATCCTATTGCTTTCAATATTAGGGGCACTATATTGGCTCTAAGAAAAGATGAAGCATCCAAAATATTGATAAAAGTAATTGATAGGAGGTAA
- the feoB gene encoding ferrous iron transport protein B, producing MGLTQESSGLNLVKYEYTFEECEEKTVIALAGNPNTGKSTLFNFMTGLKQHTGNWPGKTVLNAYGSFKHGDKEYMIVDLPGTYSILANSEEEEVARNFICFGNPEVTVVVVDSTCLERNLNLVLQIMEITDNVIVALNLMDESQRKGIKIDVDRLEVLLGIPVIPTIARDGVGITEIINTINNLESIVKPNKVKYSEKVESLISKIENILLEYLDKSANTRWISLRLIDGDIEIKNQLEKLLLKNGVGRKPLEKIEEMLSEYENIGDEIVTEIYYYAEEIASIVTEVDKSKKINWDKKIDDILTSKITGYPIMILLLGVIFWLSIVGANYPSELLAKGLFALEDKLTLLFTHLNAPDWLYGMLVLGVYRTLAWVISVMLPPMAIFFPLFTLLEDLGYLPRVAFNLDNSFRKAGTNGKQSLTMCMGFGCNAAGIIACRIIDSPREKLIAMITNNFVPCNGRFPIIIAISTIFVGGLVNSKYNSIIAAISVVVVILIGILVTLLVSKFLSVTFLKGMPSSFTLELPPYRKPQLGKILIRSILDRTLFVLSRAVIVAIPAGAITWIFANININGVSLLQSCASFLDPFATLLGLDGIILMAFLLGLPANEIVLPILIMGYMSQNTMMELESIDSLKTLLLNNGWNFVTGINFMLFSLLHFPCGTTILTMKNETKGLKWPIFTIILTTSIAVLVTFIINMISKFFI from the coding sequence ATGGGGCTTACTCAAGAATCTAGTGGACTAAATTTGGTAAAGTATGAATATACCTTTGAAGAGTGTGAAGAGAAGACTGTGATTGCATTAGCAGGTAATCCGAATACTGGCAAAAGCACTCTTTTCAATTTTATGACAGGTCTAAAGCAGCATACTGGGAATTGGCCTGGAAAAACTGTCCTAAATGCATATGGTAGTTTTAAACATGGAGACAAAGAATATATGATAGTAGATCTTCCTGGAACTTACTCTATTTTAGCAAATTCTGAAGAAGAGGAAGTAGCTAGAAATTTTATTTGTTTTGGAAACCCAGAGGTAACTGTAGTCGTTGTAGACTCTACATGTTTAGAAAGAAATCTAAATTTGGTACTTCAAATAATGGAAATAACAGATAATGTAATTGTTGCTCTTAATTTAATGGATGAATCTCAAAGAAAAGGGATCAAAATTGATGTCGATAGATTAGAAGTATTATTGGGAATACCTGTTATACCTACAATAGCTAGAGATGGTGTAGGTATAACAGAGATTATAAACACAATTAACAACTTAGAATCAATAGTTAAACCCAATAAAGTAAAGTACAGTGAAAAAGTTGAATCATTAATATCAAAAATTGAAAATATACTATTAGAATATCTAGATAAAAGTGCAAACACTAGATGGATAAGTCTTAGATTAATAGATGGAGATATAGAAATAAAAAATCAATTAGAAAAGTTACTATTAAAAAATGGTGTTGGTAGAAAACCACTAGAGAAAATTGAAGAAATGTTAAGTGAATATGAAAATATTGGGGATGAAATAGTAACTGAAATATATTATTATGCTGAAGAAATTGCAAGTATAGTTACAGAAGTTGATAAAAGTAAAAAAATAAATTGGGATAAAAAAATCGATGACATTCTCACAAGTAAAATAACAGGTTATCCAATAATGATATTACTACTTGGAGTGATTTTCTGGTTATCTATTGTAGGTGCAAACTACCCATCTGAACTTTTGGCTAAGGGTTTGTTTGCATTGGAGGACAAATTGACATTGTTATTTACACATTTAAATGCTCCTGATTGGCTATACGGGATGCTAGTACTGGGAGTGTATAGAACACTTGCATGGGTTATATCTGTAATGCTCCCCCCTATGGCAATATTTTTTCCACTTTTTACGCTCCTTGAAGACCTAGGATACTTACCTAGAGTAGCTTTTAACCTTGACAACTCATTTAGAAAAGCTGGGACTAATGGAAAACAATCATTGACCATGTGTATGGGATTTGGATGTAATGCTGCTGGAATCATAGCCTGCCGTATTATAGACTCACCAAGAGAAAAATTAATCGCCATGATAACTAATAATTTTGTCCCCTGTAATGGTAGATTCCCAATAATAATAGCAATTTCCACTATATTTGTTGGAGGACTTGTAAACAGTAAATATAATTCAATCATTGCCGCAATTTCTGTTGTAGTAGTTATACTCATTGGAATATTAGTGACTCTTTTAGTTTCAAAATTTTTATCGGTTACTTTCTTAAAAGGCATGCCATCATCTTTTACATTAGAACTTCCCCCTTATAGAAAACCTCAATTGGGAAAGATACTTATAAGAAGTATTTTAGATAGAACACTATTTGTACTTAGCAGAGCAGTAATAGTAGCTATTCCCGCTGGTGCTATTACATGGATATTTGCTAATATCAACATAAATGGAGTCAGCTTATTGCAATCATGTGCATCTTTCTTAGATCCATTTGCTACATTATTAGGACTTGATGGAATTATACTAATGGCTTTTCTTTTAGGTTTGCCTGCAAATGAAATAGTACTTCCCATACTTATAATGGGATATATGTCGCAAAATACTATGATGGAATTAGAAAGTATAGATTCACTAAAAACACTGTTACTAAATAATGGTTGGAACTTTGTCACTGGAATCAACTTCATGCTTTTTTCATTGCTTCACTTCCCCTGCGGTACTACAATTCTAACTATGAAAAATGAAACAAAGGGACTTAAGTGGCCAATATTTACAATTATTTTAACAACTAGTATAGCTGTTTTAGTTACTTTTATTATAAACATGATTTCAAAATTTTTTATATAA
- a CDS encoding OadG family protein: MNIGFKMLLYGMGTTFSILIIFYFSIKLMVKIFPEK; encoded by the coding sequence ATGAATATTGGATTTAAAATGTTACTATATGGAATGGGAACAACTTTCTCAATATTAATAATATTTTATTTTTCTATAAAACTTATGGTTAAAATTTTTCCTGAGAAATAA
- a CDS encoding sodium ion-translocating decarboxylase subunit beta: MEQLLLGINNLNYQQVIMFFIGGGLIYLAIKKEYEPMLLLPIGFGAILANIPVISGIPGITSDEGVLGILKNAGILNELFPALIFIAVGAMIDFTPLLQMPSMLFFGAAAQFGIFMTIIFALLLGFDIKEAASIGIIGAADGPTSIFVASRFARRLLGPISVAAYSYMSLVPIIQPIVIKALTTSDERKIRMEYKEVKVSKTVKILFPIVVTIIAGIIAPISVTLIGLLMFGNLIRESGVLDRLSQSAQNELANLVTLLLGITIGSTMTAEAFLSIDTAKIMALGLFAFIFDTAGGVLFAKFLNLFVKKKYNPMVGAAGISAFPMSARVIQKLATEEDPTNFVLMQAVSANVAGQIGSIIAGSVVLALLS; this comes from the coding sequence TTGGAGCAGTTACTTTTAGGTATTAATAATCTAAATTATCAACAAGTGATTATGTTTTTTATTGGTGGAGGACTTATTTATCTTGCCATCAAGAAAGAATACGAGCCTATGCTATTATTACCTATAGGTTTTGGGGCAATATTAGCCAATATCCCTGTTATTTCAGGAATACCTGGGATTACTAGTGATGAGGGAGTACTAGGAATATTAAAAAATGCAGGTATTTTAAATGAACTTTTTCCCGCACTAATATTTATTGCAGTTGGAGCCATGATTGATTTTACTCCACTTTTGCAGATGCCATCTATGTTGTTTTTTGGTGCAGCAGCTCAATTTGGCATATTCATGACTATAATATTTGCACTTCTTCTAGGATTCGATATCAAAGAAGCAGCTAGTATAGGGATTATTGGTGCAGCAGATGGACCTACATCTATATTTGTAGCATCTAGATTTGCAAGACGTTTATTAGGGCCTATTTCTGTAGCCGCCTATTCTTATATGTCATTAGTGCCAATAATACAGCCAATAGTTATAAAGGCGTTGACTACAAGCGATGAGAGAAAAATAAGAATGGAGTACAAGGAAGTTAAGGTTTCTAAGACAGTTAAAATTTTATTCCCTATAGTAGTAACGATAATTGCGGGAATCATAGCACCAATAAGTGTTACGTTGATAGGATTGTTGATGTTTGGGAACTTAATTAGGGAAAGTGGAGTACTAGATAGACTTTCTCAATCAGCACAAAATGAACTAGCCAACTTAGTAACTCTTTTATTGGGAATAACAATAGGATCAACAATGACTGCTGAAGCATTTTTAAGTATTGATACAGCAAAAATAATGGCTTTAGGATTGTTTGCATTTATATTTGATACAGCTGGAGGAGTTTTATTTGCAAAATTCTTAAATTTATTTGTAAAGAAAAAGTACAATCCTATGGTAGGTGCAGCAGGAATATCTGCATTTCCTATGTCGGCAAGAGTTATACAAAAGCTTGCAACTGAAGAAGATCCGACTAACTTTGTACTTATGCAAGCAGTAAGTGCAAATGTGGCAGGGCAAATTGGTTCTATTATCGCAGGTAGTGTAGTACTTGCATTACTTTCCTAG